In Anoplopoma fimbria isolate UVic2021 breed Golden Eagle Sablefish chromosome 22, Afim_UVic_2022, whole genome shotgun sequence, a genomic segment contains:
- the LOC129111990 gene encoding vesicle transport protein SFT2B-like, with protein MTPLQRANQASTLAWGTRMKGFAVCFVLGIVCSILGSCMLWIPRVGLAVFAVLYSVGNISALASTMFLIGPCRQVKTMCAKERAFATVIMMVCLVLTLCAAFWWKNNGLALLFCVLQFLAFAWYGLSYIPFARDGVIKLCSMCV; from the exons atgactccTCTGCAGAGAGCCAATCAGGCGTCGACGCTGGCCTGGGGTACCAGGATGAAGGGCTTCGCGGTCTGCTTCGTCCTGGGCATCGTCTGCTCCATCCTG GGGAGCTGCATGCTGTGGATCCCACGCGTCGGTCTCGCTGTGTTCGCTGTCCTCTACAGTGTGGGAAACATCAGCGCTCTGGCCAG CACCATGTTCCTGATTGGTCCGTGTCGGCAGGTGAAGACCATGTGTGCTAAAGAGAGAGCGTTCGCCACCGTCATCATGATG GTTTGTCTGGTGTTGACGCTTTGTGCTGCATTCTGg TGGAAGAACAACGGTCTCGCTCTACTTTTCTGCGTCCTTCAGTTTCTGGCCTTTGCCTG GTACGGCCTTTCATACATCCCTTTTGCCAG GGACGGTGTCATCAAGTTATGTTCCATGTGCGTCTGA